A window of the Mesorhizobium opportunistum WSM2075 genome harbors these coding sequences:
- a CDS encoding ATP-binding sensor histidine kinase: protein MAEDSEYALEVLREGPEFTLYRGKELGNQTPILAVSVAAEQPSLQSIRRLEHEYALASGLDAAWAARPLAMARHRGRMLLILEDSGGEPLDQAIEQHKELPIDLSRFLRIAIGLAVALGQVHKRGLIHKDIKPANALVDERGRVWLTGFGVASRLPRERQQLEAPQFIAGSLPYMAPEQTGRMNRSIDSRSDLYSLGVTLYEILTSRLPFTASDPMEWVHCHIARRAVSPTERISEIPQVLSSIVMKLLLKTAEERYQTAGGVEVDLRRCLVEWQLHGRIEPFPLAIHDTSGQLMIPEQLYGRETEIDSLLASFDRVVVEGTSELVLISGYSGVGKSSVVNELHKVLVPSRGLFAAGKFDQYKRDSPYSTLAQAFQTLVRQILVKSEGEVDRWRRILSDAVGVHGQLIVNLVPELEFIIGKQPPVSDLPSQEAQNRFKAVFRRFLGAFATPEHPLVLFLDDLQWLDAATLDLIGHLITHSEVRHLLLVGAYRDDEVGPAHLLLHTLDTIKKTDARVGEIKLGPLRSNEIGQLTASAIRCDIQRARPLSQLVQEKTGGNPFFAIQFLTELADEALLTFDPVAQAWHWEIDRIHAKGYTDNVVDLMVEKLKRLSPPTQDVLKQLACLGHATDVAILTLVQKETEEAMHETLREAVYAGLIDQQDGAYRFLHDRIQQAVYLLIPDEHRVDAHLLVGRTLLANMTDDQLVEHLFDVAGQLNRGAGQLIEPREKSQLATLNLRAGRKAKASAAYVSASVYLAAGMAMLDKTSWNNQYELTFGLWLERAECEFLSGNFEEAEQLIIDLLQRAASKVDLATTYRLKVLLHTLKSENAQAVDSALSCLRLFGIDISAHPTEAQVQAEYETVWQTLGGQPIENLIDLPMMTDPEMLAAMDVLSVLLSPANHTDFHLWSLLACRIAKMTMLHGTCGASAHGYADLGQILGPVFRRYRDGYRFAELACDVVDKQGFVAYRGKAYHAKGVVAVWTQPIATSIDFLQTAFRIATETGDLTVACYCMDKSITNFLARNDPLEAVWRESERGLDLVRKARFHDVATVIEAQQRLVATMQGRTLTFSTFSDAQFDEVDFEAQITANGTATAACLYWILKLQARFLSGDYVEALASAETAKELLWAAPVHFQRLDYIYYTALTLTTLYENASVGEKGAWNDLLALHLEQLREWAENYPPTFGDKHALVAAEIARIEGRDADAMRLYEEAISSAHDQGFVQTEGLAYELAARFYNARGSQISAIAHLRHARRCYLRWGAEGKARQLDRLYPHLAPSEAQGRDVATGSRVQHLDAESVIIASQALSGEIELPKLIKRLMRTLIENAGADRGLLILPSGGEYLIHAEARAAGNQIEVALHQEPITPITCPESLVRYVIRTQESVILDDASKPNLFSVDDYLSHRQSKSILCVPLIKQGELTGILLLENALTSHAFTPARIAVLELLAAQAAISLENTRLYSDLQEREAKVRRLVDSNIIGICIFDLDGRITEANEAFLQIVGYGRDDVTSGSLRWNSLTPSEWSGADERAFADMASSGTCRPYEKDLLRKNNDLVPVLVGGATFDELRHRGVAFVVDLTERKRAEAELAHANRVATMGQLAASIVHEVNQPIAATLTNAGTAMRFLARQPPDLEGAKHAIDRIIRDGKRTADIVSRIRDFSKNAPARKENLEINETILEISALARIPMSERAVVAKMQLAEGLPRILGDRVQLQQVILNLIMNAIEAMSEGGQPLRELSISTSKADSDAVLVAVSDTGPGLSQSNPDSIFEAFYTTKSSGLGMGLPICRSIVEAHGGRLWATPNKPHGAVFSVLLPIGEKSLENPPETLAEFPPIVAQSETR, encoded by the coding sequence GCGTCAGCAGCTTGAAGCGCCCCAATTCATCGCTGGATCGCTTCCGTACATGGCTCCCGAACAGACGGGGCGTATGAACCGGTCTATCGATTCCCGGAGCGATCTCTATTCTCTTGGTGTCACGCTGTACGAAATTTTGACCAGCCGGCTCCCGTTCACCGCTTCTGATCCGATGGAATGGGTGCACTGCCATATTGCGAGGCGTGCTGTGTCGCCCACTGAGAGGATAAGCGAAATTCCTCAGGTGCTCTCGTCAATCGTGATGAAGCTTCTCCTGAAGACGGCCGAGGAGCGCTATCAGACCGCAGGGGGGGTCGAGGTCGACCTGCGTCGGTGCCTGGTGGAATGGCAGCTACATGGTCGCATCGAACCATTCCCGCTAGCCATCCACGACACATCGGGCCAGCTGATGATCCCGGAGCAGCTCTATGGGCGCGAAACCGAGATCGACTCTCTGCTCGCGTCGTTCGATCGGGTAGTGGTCGAAGGCACCTCCGAGCTAGTATTGATATCCGGCTATTCCGGTGTCGGCAAATCCTCGGTGGTGAACGAGTTACACAAGGTCCTCGTTCCATCGCGGGGACTTTTCGCTGCAGGCAAGTTCGACCAGTACAAGCGCGATAGCCCATACTCAACCCTGGCACAGGCCTTCCAGACCCTGGTCCGTCAGATTCTCGTCAAGAGCGAAGGGGAAGTGGATCGGTGGCGGCGTATCTTGTCAGATGCGGTCGGTGTGCACGGACAGCTGATCGTCAACCTCGTTCCCGAACTGGAGTTCATCATCGGGAAACAACCGCCCGTTTCCGACCTGCCATCCCAAGAGGCACAAAACCGATTTAAGGCTGTGTTCCGTCGCTTCCTTGGCGCGTTTGCCACGCCGGAGCACCCACTCGTGCTGTTCCTAGATGATCTGCAATGGCTGGACGCAGCCACACTCGACCTCATCGGGCACCTGATCACGCATTCGGAAGTGCGCCACCTTCTGCTGGTTGGCGCCTATCGAGACGACGAGGTCGGTCCCGCTCACCTGCTTTTGCATACGCTGGATACGATCAAAAAAACGGATGCGAGGGTCGGTGAGATAAAGCTGGGTCCCCTCCGGTCCAACGAGATCGGCCAGCTTACCGCGAGTGCAATCCGCTGTGACATCCAGCGGGCGCGGCCTTTGTCGCAGCTGGTTCAGGAGAAGACCGGGGGAAACCCATTCTTTGCAATCCAATTTTTGACGGAATTGGCCGACGAGGCATTGCTCACATTTGATCCTGTTGCGCAAGCTTGGCATTGGGAAATCGATCGCATACACGCCAAGGGCTATACCGATAATGTGGTGGATCTCATGGTGGAGAAGCTGAAGCGGCTTTCTCCCCCGACCCAAGACGTGTTGAAACAACTCGCCTGTCTTGGCCACGCCACCGACGTCGCCATCCTGACTCTGGTTCAGAAAGAGACAGAGGAAGCAATGCACGAGACGCTCCGGGAAGCCGTCTATGCTGGTCTCATCGATCAGCAGGATGGCGCGTACAGGTTTCTGCATGATCGAATTCAACAGGCGGTTTATTTGCTTATCCCCGACGAGCATCGAGTTGACGCTCACCTGCTCGTGGGCCGCACGCTTCTAGCGAACATGACTGATGACCAGCTCGTCGAGCACCTGTTCGATGTCGCCGGCCAGCTCAATCGGGGCGCTGGACAACTGATTGAACCTCGGGAGAAATCCCAGTTGGCGACGCTCAACCTGCGCGCAGGGAGAAAGGCCAAAGCGTCCGCTGCCTACGTGTCCGCATCCGTGTATCTAGCGGCCGGCATGGCTATGCTCGACAAAACAAGCTGGAACAACCAATACGAACTGACATTCGGCCTCTGGTTAGAACGTGCGGAATGCGAATTCTTGAGCGGCAACTTCGAAGAAGCTGAGCAATTGATAATTGATTTGCTGCAACGCGCGGCATCGAAAGTCGACCTGGCGACTACCTATCGTCTGAAAGTCCTGCTCCACACTCTGAAATCGGAAAACGCCCAAGCCGTCGACAGCGCACTCTCATGCCTGCGCCTGTTCGGCATTGACATCTCGGCGCACCCGACTGAGGCGCAAGTCCAGGCCGAATACGAAACGGTCTGGCAAACTCTTGGCGGACAGCCGATCGAAAACTTGATCGATCTGCCAATGATGACGGATCCAGAAATGCTGGCCGCGATGGATGTGCTGTCAGTGCTCCTCTCCCCTGCTAATCATACCGACTTCCATTTGTGGTCGCTGCTCGCGTGCCGGATTGCGAAGATGACAATGCTGCACGGAACCTGCGGCGCATCGGCCCATGGCTATGCCGATCTCGGCCAAATCCTCGGACCGGTATTTCGCCGTTACAGAGACGGTTATCGATTCGCCGAGCTCGCCTGCGATGTTGTCGATAAGCAAGGTTTCGTCGCGTACCGCGGGAAGGCCTATCATGCGAAAGGCGTTGTCGCCGTCTGGACCCAACCGATCGCAACCTCGATAGATTTTCTGCAAACGGCCTTTCGCATAGCAACTGAAACCGGTGATCTGACTGTCGCCTGCTACTGCATGGACAAGTCGATAACGAATTTTCTGGCGCGGAACGATCCGCTGGAGGCAGTGTGGCGGGAGTCGGAAAGGGGCCTGGATCTTGTCCGGAAAGCTCGGTTTCATGACGTCGCTACCGTGATCGAGGCCCAGCAACGCCTCGTTGCGACCATGCAGGGCCGAACCTTAACTTTCTCTACCTTCAGCGATGCGCAATTTGACGAAGTGGATTTCGAAGCGCAAATCACCGCAAATGGGACGGCCACGGCGGCCTGCCTGTACTGGATCTTGAAGTTACAAGCCCGGTTCTTGTCAGGCGATTACGTCGAGGCGCTCGCATCAGCCGAGACGGCGAAAGAATTGTTGTGGGCTGCACCGGTCCATTTCCAGCGACTCGATTATATTTACTATACCGCGCTGACCTTGACCACGCTCTATGAAAACGCTTCGGTCGGCGAGAAGGGAGCATGGAATGATCTGCTGGCGCTGCACCTGGAGCAACTTAGAGAGTGGGCCGAAAACTACCCACCGACCTTCGGAGACAAACACGCACTCGTAGCTGCAGAGATCGCCCGTATCGAAGGACGGGACGCTGACGCCATGCGGCTCTACGAGGAGGCAATTTCCTCTGCTCACGATCAAGGGTTCGTACAGACCGAAGGCTTGGCCTATGAGTTGGCCGCGAGGTTTTACAATGCGCGCGGCTCACAGATTTCCGCCATCGCCCATCTGCGTCATGCTCGGCGGTGTTATCTCCGCTGGGGCGCCGAGGGCAAGGCGCGGCAGTTAGACCGGCTTTATCCGCACCTGGCCCCTTCGGAAGCGCAAGGTCGTGACGTGGCCACCGGCTCCCGGGTTCAACATCTGGACGCAGAGAGTGTCATAATAGCCTCTCAGGCTTTGTCTGGCGAGATCGAGTTGCCCAAGTTGATCAAGCGGCTGATGAGAACCTTGATCGAGAACGCGGGCGCGGATCGCGGGCTTCTTATTCTGCCCTCAGGCGGTGAGTATTTGATCCACGCGGAAGCGCGGGCCGCCGGAAATCAGATCGAAGTCGCGCTGCATCAAGAGCCGATCACCCCAATCACGTGTCCAGAATCCCTCGTCCGCTACGTCATCCGTACACAGGAAAGCGTTATTCTCGACGATGCCTCGAAACCTAACCTGTTCTCCGTGGACGACTATCTGAGCCATCGACAATCGAAGTCAATCCTGTGCGTTCCGCTGATCAAACAGGGAGAGTTGACCGGAATTCTGCTCCTGGAAAACGCGCTGACGTCACACGCGTTCACGCCGGCTCGAATCGCGGTGCTGGAACTGCTGGCGGCGCAAGCAGCGATCTCTCTCGAGAACACACGCTTGTACAGCGATCTCCAAGAACGGGAGGCGAAGGTTCGACGCCTTGTCGACTCCAATATCATCGGAATATGTATTTTCGATCTGGATGGTCGCATTACGGAAGCCAACGAGGCCTTTCTGCAAATCGTGGGATATGGCCGGGACGATGTTACTTCGGGCTCGTTGCGCTGGAACTCCTTGACACCCTCCGAATGGAGCGGGGCCGACGAACGAGCATTCGCGGACATGGCTTCCAGTGGAACCTGCAGACCGTACGAGAAGGATCTTCTTCGGAAAAATAACGATCTCGTGCCCGTACTTGTGGGTGGAGCGACCTTCGACGAACTGCGACATCGGGGCGTGGCCTTCGTTGTGGACCTGACGGAGCGAAAACGTGCCGAGGCAGAGCTGGCGCACGCCAACCGCGTAGCGACAATGGGACAACTTGCAGCCTCCATTGTCCACGAAGTCAATCAACCTATCGCTGCCACGCTTACGAATGCTGGAACCGCGATGCGCTTTCTCGCTCGTCAGCCGCCAGATTTGGAAGGGGCGAAGCACGCCATCGACCGCATCATCAGAGACGGTAAGAGGACCGCCGATATTGTGAGCCGGATTCGTGACTTTTCCAAAAATGCGCCGGCTCGGAAGGAAAATTTGGAAATCAACGAAACAATTTTGGAAATTTCGGCTCTAGCCCGTATTCCAATGTCAGAGAGGGCCGTCGTAGCGAAGATGCAACTGGCAGAAGGGTTGCCACGCATTTTAGGGGACAGAGTCCAATTACAACAGGTGATCCTGAATTTGATTATGAACGCCATCGAAGCCATGAGCGAGGGTGGGCAGCCACTGCGCGAATTGTCGATCAGCACCAGCAAGGCTGACTCGGACGCCGTGCTTGTCGCGGTAAGTGATACGGGTCCGGGCCTGTCTCAGTCCAATCCCGACAGCATCTTCGAGGCGTTCTACACGACCAAGTCCAGTGGGTTGGGGATGGGATTGCCGATCTGTCGCTCGATCGTGGAAGCGCATGGCGGCAGGCTATGGGCAACGCCGAACAAACCTCATGGCGCAGTGTTTTCCGTTTTGCTGCCAATCGGCGAAAAATCGCTAGAGAACCCACCTGAGACTCTGGCTGAGTTCCCACCCATCGTTGCGCAGTCGGAGACAAGATAA
- a CDS encoding MFS transporter: MTSSPQPTTPVRSRRTIITTLGVTQIMAWGSSYYLPAVIAPAVAADTGWPLAWVVGGLSLGLLTAGVISPHVGSSIERHGGRNVLAFSAGCIGLGQIGLAVAPNLAAYIGAWLVIGLGMGAGLYDAAFGTLGRLYGHGARSAITTLTLFGGFASTVCWPISAFLLGEIGWRGACLVYAAVQLFIALPLYLVILPRGVPQPSAQAGPNAAATPALPIGRHLTIMVVLAATLTLAAVISSTLSAHLLTILQKSGKTLTAAVALGALVGPSQVAARTIEMMIARFHHPIWTKFASVAFVAIGVSALWVGMPIVPLALAFYGAGIGLESIARGTLPLALFGSNGYAQLMGRLAMPSLIAQAAAPSIGALLLQRFGAYGTLATLTGLALINVGLACALGWLVFSRRGFQIQPQ, encoded by the coding sequence ATGACCTCTTCGCCTCAGCCGACCACCCCCGTGCGCAGCCGGCGCACGATCATCACCACGCTTGGCGTCACACAGATCATGGCGTGGGGATCATCGTACTATCTCCCCGCGGTCATTGCGCCGGCAGTCGCTGCGGATACCGGCTGGCCTCTGGCCTGGGTCGTCGGAGGCCTGTCTCTTGGATTGCTCACGGCGGGAGTCATCTCGCCGCATGTCGGTTCCTCGATCGAACGACACGGCGGCCGAAACGTCTTGGCATTCAGCGCGGGATGCATCGGCCTTGGCCAGATCGGACTTGCGGTCGCGCCCAATTTGGCCGCGTACATCGGGGCCTGGCTGGTGATCGGCCTCGGCATGGGGGCAGGGCTTTACGACGCCGCGTTTGGGACGCTTGGCCGGCTCTACGGTCATGGGGCGCGGTCCGCCATCACGACGCTCACCCTGTTCGGTGGCTTTGCGAGCACAGTGTGCTGGCCGATCTCGGCGTTTCTGCTGGGCGAGATTGGTTGGCGCGGCGCCTGTCTGGTTTACGCCGCCGTTCAGCTTTTCATTGCTTTGCCGCTCTACCTCGTGATCCTGCCTCGCGGCGTGCCTCAACCGTCTGCCCAAGCCGGACCGAACGCGGCAGCGACGCCGGCTCTGCCAATCGGCCGCCATCTCACGATCATGGTTGTCCTGGCCGCGACTCTTACGCTTGCCGCCGTCATCTCCTCGACCTTGTCGGCGCATCTTCTAACGATCCTGCAAAAGAGCGGCAAGACTCTCACTGCGGCCGTGGCGCTTGGGGCGCTCGTCGGTCCCTCCCAGGTCGCTGCACGCACAATCGAGATGATGATCGCGCGCTTTCATCACCCGATCTGGACCAAGTTCGCGTCGGTGGCCTTCGTCGCAATCGGGGTCTCGGCGCTCTGGGTCGGCATGCCGATCGTGCCGTTGGCGCTCGCGTTCTACGGGGCGGGCATCGGGTTGGAGTCCATTGCTCGCGGTACGCTACCGCTCGCCTTGTTCGGCTCTAACGGATACGCCCAACTGATGGGCCGCCTTGCCATGCCCAGCCTGATCGCCCAGGCAGCAGCACCGTCCATTGGCGCATTGCTGCTGCAACGCTTTGGCGCCTACGGCACACTGGCCACGCTCACCGGCCTGGCACTGATCAACGTCGGCTTGGCATGCGCATTGGGCTGGCTGGTTTTCAGTCGGCGTGGCTTTCAAATTCAGCCGCAATAG